In Stenotrophomonas sp. 169, one DNA window encodes the following:
- a CDS encoding aspartate carbamoyltransferase catalytic subunit: protein MTASQFDSSGRLRHLLTLEGLPRDTLLQLLDRAGQIRDAAVGRVGNKRAVLAGSAVCTLFFEPSTRTRSSFQLAAQRLGADVLNFDASTSSTRKGETATDTLRNLEAMGVRGFVVRHPDDGAVAELAASAGEGTALINAGDGRSSHPTQGLLDMLTLRMAKGSDFAKMKVVIVGDVKHSRVARTDLHALRTLGVGEIRVCGPQSLLPDDDTLHGCVVGDDFDAMLEGVDALMMLRLQRERMEEGLVPSLEQYHAQYGLHAARLARAGKDAAVLHPGPINRGVEVTDEVADGPQSWVLRQVANGVAVRMAVLETLLG, encoded by the coding sequence ATGACTGCCTCGCAATTCGATTCTTCCGGACGCCTGCGTCACCTGCTCACCCTTGAAGGCCTGCCGCGCGACACCCTGTTGCAGCTGCTGGATCGCGCGGGGCAGATCCGCGACGCCGCCGTTGGCCGGGTCGGCAACAAACGCGCAGTGCTGGCCGGGTCTGCGGTCTGCACGCTGTTCTTCGAGCCGTCCACGCGCACCCGCAGCTCATTCCAGCTGGCCGCGCAGCGGCTCGGCGCCGATGTCCTGAACTTCGATGCGTCCACTTCGTCCACCCGCAAGGGCGAGACCGCCACCGACACGCTGCGCAACCTGGAAGCGATGGGCGTGCGCGGCTTCGTCGTGCGTCACCCCGATGATGGGGCAGTGGCCGAACTGGCTGCCTCGGCGGGCGAAGGCACCGCGCTGATCAATGCCGGCGACGGCCGCAGCTCGCACCCCACCCAAGGGCTGCTGGACATGCTGACCCTGCGCATGGCCAAGGGCAGTGATTTCGCGAAGATGAAGGTAGTGATCGTGGGCGACGTGAAGCACTCGCGCGTGGCCCGCACCGACCTGCATGCGCTGCGCACGCTGGGCGTGGGCGAGATCCGGGTATGCGGTCCGCAGTCGCTGCTGCCGGACGATGACACCCTGCACGGCTGCGTGGTCGGCGACGACTTCGATGCCATGCTGGAAGGCGTGGACGCGCTGATGATGTTGCGCCTGCAGCGCGAGCGCATGGAAGAAGGCCTGGTGCCGTCACTGGAGCAGTACCACGCGCAGTACGGTCTGCATGCCGCCCGCCTGGCCCGCGCCGGAAAGGATGCCGCCGTGCTGCATCCCGGCCCGATCAACCGCGGCGTGGAGGTTACCGACGAGGTGGCCGACGGCCCGCAGTCGTGGGTGTTGCGCCAAGTCGCCAACGGCGTCGCCGTGCGCATGGCGGTGCTGGAAACACTGCTGGGTTGA
- the pilB gene encoding type IV-A pilus assembly ATPase PilB — MNAVATANLVGITGIARRLVQDGALDEAGARDAMAKATAARLPLPQWFAQNKVVTASQLAAANALEFGMPLFDVSVFDANQSAISLVSEELLRKHHVLPLFKRGGKLYVGTSNPTHSLDEIKFHTNLVVESILVDDDQIRRALEQWQTSHDSMTSSMGDDDEGMANLEIGTDDDMAASDSGIDAKGDDTPVVKFVNKVLVDAIRKGASDIHFEPYEDDYRVRLRIDGLLKMVARAPVKLNQRIAARLKVMAQLDIAEKRVPQDGRIKLNLSKTKQIDFRVSTLPTLFGEKVVLRILDGSAAKLGIDKLGYEADQQKLFLDAIHKPYGMVLVTGPTGSGKTVSLYTALGILNDETRNISTAEDPVEIRLPGVNQVQQNNKRGMTFAAALRSFLRQDPDIIMVGEIRDLETAEIAIKAAQTGHMVLSTLHTNDAPQTIARLMNMGIAPYNITSSVTLVIAQRLARRLCNNCKRRTDLPAHALLAEGFTQAQLDAGIELYEAVGCDECTEGYKGRTGLYQVMPMTDEISTIILAGGNALQIADAAQAIGVNDLRQSALIKAGKGVTSLAEINRVTKD; from the coding sequence ATGAACGCAGTTGCCACCGCTAACCTCGTCGGTATCACCGGCATCGCGCGCCGTCTGGTGCAGGACGGTGCGTTGGATGAAGCCGGCGCCCGCGATGCGATGGCCAAGGCGACCGCTGCGCGGTTGCCGCTGCCGCAATGGTTCGCCCAGAACAAGGTCGTCACCGCCTCGCAGCTCGCCGCGGCCAACGCGCTCGAGTTCGGCATGCCGCTGTTCGATGTCAGCGTGTTCGACGCCAATCAGAGCGCGATCAGCCTGGTCAGCGAGGAACTGCTGCGCAAGCATCACGTGTTGCCGCTGTTCAAGCGGGGCGGCAAGCTGTACGTGGGCACCAGCAACCCCACCCATTCGCTGGACGAGATCAAGTTCCACACCAACCTGGTGGTGGAGTCGATCCTGGTCGATGACGACCAGATCCGCCGGGCGCTGGAGCAGTGGCAGACCAGCCACGATTCGATGACCTCGTCCATGGGCGACGACGACGAGGGCATGGCGAACCTCGAGATCGGCACCGACGACGACATGGCGGCCAGCGACTCGGGCATCGACGCCAAGGGTGATGACACCCCGGTAGTGAAGTTCGTCAACAAGGTGCTGGTGGATGCAATCCGCAAGGGCGCGTCGGATATCCATTTCGAGCCCTACGAAGATGACTATCGCGTGCGCCTGCGCATCGATGGCCTGCTGAAGATGGTGGCGCGTGCGCCGGTCAAGTTGAACCAGCGCATCGCGGCGCGCCTGAAAGTCATGGCGCAGCTGGATATCGCCGAAAAGCGCGTGCCGCAGGATGGGCGCATCAAGCTCAACCTGAGCAAGACCAAGCAGATCGACTTCCGCGTCAGCACCCTGCCCACGCTGTTCGGTGAAAAGGTGGTGCTGCGTATCCTGGACGGCAGTGCGGCCAAGCTGGGCATCGACAAGCTGGGCTATGAGGCCGATCAGCAGAAACTGTTCCTGGACGCCATCCACAAGCCGTACGGCATGGTGCTGGTGACGGGACCGACCGGCTCGGGCAAGACCGTGTCGCTGTACACCGCGCTGGGCATCCTGAATGATGAAACGCGCAATATCTCCACGGCCGAAGATCCGGTGGAAATCCGCCTGCCCGGCGTGAACCAGGTGCAGCAGAACAACAAGCGCGGCATGACGTTTGCCGCCGCGCTGCGTTCGTTCCTGCGCCAGGATCCGGACATCATCATGGTCGGCGAAATCCGCGACCTGGAAACGGCCGAGATTGCGATCAAGGCGGCGCAGACCGGTCACATGGTGCTGTCCACGCTGCATACCAATGACGCGCCGCAGACCATCGCACGCCTGATGAACATGGGCATCGCGCCGTACAACATCACCAGTTCGGTCACGCTGGTGATCGCCCAGCGCCTGGCGCGTCGCCTGTGCAACAACTGCAAGCGCCGCACCGACCTGCCGGCGCATGCCTTGCTGGCCGAGGGCTTTACCCAGGCCCAGCTGGATGCGGGCATCGAACTGTATGAAGCGGTCGGCTGTGATGAGTGCACGGAAGGCTACAAGGGCCGTACCGGCCTGTATCAGGTGATGCCGATGACCGATGAGATCTCGACGATCATCCTGGCTGGCGGCAACGCGCTGCAGATTGCCGATGCCGCCCAGGCGATCGGCGTGAATGACCTGCGCCAGTCCGCGTTGATCAAGGCTGGCAAGGGCGTGACCAGCCTGGCTGAGATCAACCGCGTGACCAAGGACTGA
- a CDS encoding DNA-3-methyladenine glycosylase I, which produces MSGYCLIAPGHPVHGHYHDHEYGFPQREERELFERLVLEINQAGLSWETILKKREGFRRAYDGFDVDVVAAYEQPDIDRLLGDAGIIRNRLKVAAAIHNAQVIQGLRERHGSFVGWLDAHHPLDKAEWVKLFKKTFRFTGGEITGEFLMSLGYLKGAHADDCPVQARILELKPAWASR; this is translated from the coding sequence ATGAGCGGCTATTGCCTCATCGCCCCCGGCCATCCCGTACATGGCCATTACCATGACCACGAATATGGCTTTCCGCAGCGCGAAGAACGCGAACTGTTCGAGCGGCTGGTGCTGGAAATCAACCAGGCTGGGCTGAGCTGGGAAACCATCCTGAAGAAGCGCGAAGGATTCCGCCGCGCCTATGACGGGTTCGATGTGGATGTGGTGGCGGCCTACGAACAGCCGGACATCGACCGCCTGCTCGGTGACGCGGGCATCATCCGCAACCGCTTGAAGGTGGCCGCGGCGATCCACAATGCGCAGGTGATCCAAGGGCTGCGTGAGCGCCACGGCAGCTTCGTCGGGTGGCTGGATGCGCATCACCCGCTGGACAAAGCCGAGTGGGTGAAGCTGTTCAAGAAGACGTTCCGCTTCACCGGCGGCGAGATCACCGGCGAGTTCCTGATGAGCCTGGGCTACCTGAAAGGCGCCCACGCCGATGACTGCCCGGTGCAGGCGCGGATACTCGAATTGAAACCCGCGTGGGCGTCCCGGTAA
- the ptsP gene encoding phosphoenolpyruvate--protein phosphotransferase gives MPRARAGLSPTGLPPVQRLSGHGASRGTALGRARVRLAHSLDVAEKRIAPQQVEKELKRLHAALDAARAEMHDLRQRLQGALNQEAGEFLDLHALLLDDPELLFGLDELIRSGPYSAGYALRLQRDRLAKVFDGMDDAYLKSRMDDLDHVIGRIHAFLQPVLPPAVKGLAGEILVCDNIAPSEMAQLQSQGVVAIVTVAGSALSHSAILARSLHLPLIVNVPGLLNKVSDGDVLIVDASDGTITVNPRAEDLRDYRVRLKEHAREQRDLGRLRSKPSRTLDHVDIALLANAESLEDVTQAHALGAQGLGLYRTEFLFLQRNELPDEEEQFRTYRDAALGMAGRLVTIRTLDLGADKADRTGLTLSNEENPALGLRGVRLSLARPLVADTQLRAILRASAYGKVRVLVPMVSTREELLAVRRRMAKLTVQLRAEGHAISERVPLGAMIEVPAAAFALESFIDLVDFLSIGTNDLVQYLLAADRNNEALGELYSPLHPAVLRLLKLVIETGQRYRIPVAVCGEIAGDARLAPLLLALGLTEFSLHPGTLLEVRRAIRESNLGELRERAPKLLAARDRRSIERWLEAC, from the coding sequence ATGCCGCGCGCCCGCGCTGGATTGTCCCCCACCGGCCTGCCGCCGGTGCAACGGCTGTCCGGCCATGGCGCGTCCCGTGGTACCGCCCTGGGGCGGGCGCGGGTGCGTCTGGCGCACTCGCTGGACGTTGCCGAAAAGCGCATCGCCCCCCAGCAGGTGGAGAAGGAGCTCAAGCGCCTGCACGCCGCACTGGACGCCGCACGTGCGGAGATGCACGACCTGCGGCAGCGGCTGCAGGGGGCGTTGAACCAGGAAGCCGGCGAGTTTCTCGACCTGCACGCACTGTTGCTGGACGATCCCGAGCTGTTGTTCGGGCTGGACGAACTGATCCGCAGTGGGCCCTACAGCGCCGGGTATGCGCTGCGCCTGCAACGCGACCGGTTGGCCAAGGTCTTCGATGGCATGGACGATGCCTACCTGAAGAGCCGCATGGACGATCTGGATCATGTGATCGGCCGCATCCACGCCTTCCTGCAGCCGGTGCTGCCCCCCGCGGTAAAGGGCCTTGCCGGCGAGATCCTGGTCTGCGACAACATCGCCCCGTCGGAGATGGCGCAGTTGCAGTCGCAGGGCGTGGTGGCGATCGTCACCGTGGCCGGCAGCGCGCTGTCGCACAGCGCGATCCTGGCACGCAGCCTGCACCTGCCGCTGATCGTCAACGTGCCGGGCCTGCTCAACAAGGTCAGCGACGGCGACGTGCTGATCGTGGACGCCAGCGATGGCACCATCACCGTCAACCCGCGCGCCGAAGACCTGCGCGACTACCGCGTGCGTTTGAAAGAACACGCACGCGAACAGCGCGACCTGGGCCGCCTGCGCAGCAAGCCCAGCCGCACGCTCGACCACGTGGACATCGCGTTGCTGGCCAACGCCGAATCGCTGGAAGACGTGACCCAGGCGCATGCGCTGGGCGCGCAGGGGCTTGGCCTGTACCGCACCGAATTCCTGTTCCTGCAGCGCAACGAACTGCCGGACGAAGAAGAACAGTTCCGCACCTACCGTGATGCGGCGCTGGGCATGGCCGGCCGACTGGTCACCATCCGCACACTGGATCTCGGTGCCGACAAAGCCGACCGCACCGGCCTGACCCTGAGCAACGAGGAAAATCCCGCACTGGGCCTGCGTGGCGTGCGGTTGTCGCTGGCCCGTCCGCTGGTGGCAGACACCCAACTGCGCGCGATCCTGCGTGCCAGCGCCTACGGCAAAGTGCGCGTGCTGGTGCCGATGGTGAGCACGCGCGAGGAGCTGCTGGCCGTGCGCCGTCGCATGGCCAAGCTGACCGTGCAGCTTCGCGCCGAAGGCCATGCAATCAGCGAACGGGTGCCGCTGGGCGCGATGATTGAAGTGCCCGCCGCCGCGTTCGCGCTGGAGAGTTTCATCGACCTGGTCGATTTCCTGTCGATCGGCACCAATGATCTGGTGCAGTACCTGCTCGCCGCCGACCGCAACAACGAAGCCCTGGGTGAGCTGTATTCGCCGCTGCACCCTGCGGTACTGCGCTTGCTGAAGCTGGTGATCGAGACCGGTCAGCGTTACCGCATCCCGGTGGCGGTCTGTGGTGAGATCGCCGGCGACGCGCGGTTGGCCCCGTTGCTGCTGGCCTTGGGACTTACGGAATTCAGCCTGCATCCCGGCACGCTGCTGGAAGTGCGCCGCGCGATCCGCGAAAGCAACCTCGGCGAACTACGCGAGCGTGCGCCGAAGCTGCTCGCCGCCCGCGACCGCCGCAGCATCGAACGCTGGCTGGAAGCCTGCTGA
- a CDS encoding DUF4153 domain-containing protein, with the protein MPTSPPLPPSTRSAIVLIALLQGLMLYVAQELAGSWPLQDIGSRYRWYAWVLTVPTAIALTAVDLRDRRLWLHAAVASVVVLGLSSWIGWNLQGETGLRSEPLRLPFSLAMAIATFISLPWWQYRLQHGHWRASYDALFERAWQNGLTLALAALFTLLTWLLLWLWAALFGLLNITFFKELFGQDAFIALATGTLAGFGVLIGRTQQRAIQITRQVLFAVCRGLLPLLSFITVIFTVSLPFTGLDALWNTRSAAFLLITLTLLLVTFVNAVYQHDSDTPPYPAWLRRLVEASLLALPVLAALALYATCLRITQYGWTLDRFWAVLIAVVVIGYALGYGWAAVHRRGRWLQGLEPVNRVMCWVVLGAALLSSSPLLDPARITVASQRARLLANPDGISIADAMMLRFEVGRRGVQALRDLQQEPAFVADARASSVVTQVLARTGQWGTGEPAIDAGIRDVTVLRKRLPLASGSASPPDSWWQALLARKLEAADCLDGEKPCVIVSADFDNDGRQDVLLCALPHQLGAYCQLHALGRQGWWTAGSYAFGSGDTRDGSAQLHAAVREGKLVPQAPRWPGLAVDGRTPVSIDNLSEEPEQTP; encoded by the coding sequence ATGCCCACCAGCCCCCCACTGCCCCCGTCCACCCGCAGTGCCATCGTGCTCATTGCGCTGTTGCAGGGGCTGATGCTGTACGTGGCGCAGGAACTGGCCGGCAGTTGGCCGCTGCAGGATATCGGCTCGCGCTACCGCTGGTATGCGTGGGTGCTGACCGTGCCCACCGCCATCGCGCTGACCGCCGTGGACCTGCGTGACCGCCGACTGTGGCTGCACGCCGCAGTGGCGTCGGTGGTGGTGCTGGGGCTGTCCAGCTGGATCGGCTGGAACCTGCAGGGCGAGACCGGGCTGCGCAGCGAACCCTTGCGCCTGCCGTTCTCGCTGGCGATGGCCATTGCCACGTTCATCAGCCTGCCGTGGTGGCAGTATCGGTTGCAGCACGGGCACTGGCGCGCCAGCTATGACGCGCTGTTCGAACGCGCGTGGCAGAACGGTCTGACGCTGGCCTTGGCCGCGTTGTTCACCCTGCTCACCTGGTTGCTGCTGTGGTTGTGGGCAGCGCTGTTCGGTCTGTTGAACATCACCTTCTTCAAGGAGCTGTTCGGCCAGGACGCCTTCATCGCCTTGGCCACCGGCACGCTGGCCGGCTTCGGCGTACTGATTGGCCGCACCCAGCAGCGCGCGATCCAGATCACCCGTCAGGTGCTGTTCGCCGTATGCCGCGGGTTGCTGCCACTCTTGTCTTTCATAACGGTGATCTTCACCGTCAGCCTGCCCTTCACCGGCCTGGACGCGTTGTGGAACACCCGCTCGGCCGCCTTCCTGCTGATCACCCTGACACTGCTGCTGGTGACCTTCGTCAACGCCGTCTACCAGCATGACAGCGACACACCGCCCTACCCTGCATGGCTGCGGCGTCTGGTGGAAGCCAGCCTGCTCGCGCTGCCGGTGCTCGCCGCGCTGGCGCTGTATGCCACGTGCCTGCGCATCACCCAGTACGGCTGGACGCTGGACCGCTTCTGGGCCGTGTTGATCGCTGTGGTGGTGATCGGTTACGCGCTGGGTTACGGCTGGGCGGCGGTGCATCGGCGCGGGCGCTGGCTGCAGGGGCTGGAGCCGGTCAACCGGGTCATGTGCTGGGTGGTGCTCGGCGCAGCCCTGCTGTCGAGCTCGCCCCTGCTGGACCCGGCCCGCATCACCGTCGCCAGCCAGCGCGCGCGTCTGCTGGCCAACCCCGATGGCATCAGCATCGCCGATGCGATGATGCTGCGCTTCGAGGTCGGCCGCCGCGGCGTGCAGGCCCTGCGTGACCTGCAGCAGGAGCCTGCATTTGTTGCCGACGCACGTGCGAGCAGCGTGGTCACCCAGGTGCTGGCCCGCACCGGGCAGTGGGGCACAGGCGAGCCGGCCATCGACGCGGGCATTCGGGATGTCACCGTGCTGCGCAAGCGCCTGCCGCTTGCCAGCGGATCAGCATCCCCGCCGGACAGCTGGTGGCAGGCGCTGCTGGCACGAAAGCTGGAAGCCGCTGACTGCTTGGACGGCGAAAAACCCTGCGTGATCGTAAGCGCTGACTTCGACAACGACGGCCGACAGGACGTGCTGCTGTGTGCCTTGCCGCATCAGCTGGGCGCGTATTGCCAGTTGCACGCACTGGGCCGCCAGGGCTGGTGGACCGCAGGCAGTTATGCATTTGGTTCCGGTGATACCCGCGATGGCAGTGCACAGCTGCATGCCGCCGTTCGCGAGGGCAAGCTGGTTCCACAGGCGCCGCGCTGGCCCGGTCTGGCGGTCGATGGCCGGACGCCGGTCAGCATCGATAATCTTTCCGAAGAACCGGAGCAGACGCCATGA
- the mgtE gene encoding magnesium transporter codes for MAEAIRHDKTARQLRLLSDALDSGRLGPVRRLVNTLAPAEIGNLLESLPPGKREIVWGLVDPEDDGEVLVHVGDEVRESLLADMDPDEIIAAVEDLDIDDLADLVEDLPDTVIDEVLKSMDRENRERLEQVLSYPEDSAGRLMNPDVVTVRADVNVDVVLRYLRLRGELPDHTDHLFVVSRRHQYLGRLSLAALVTHEDNTPINRLIDDEQPAIDVGESADEVARQFSDHDWVSAPVVDDNNILLGRITIDDVVDIIRSQAEHQALGAAGLDEEEDLFSPIKRAVRGRVVWLGINLCTAFLAASVIGQFELTLQKVVALAVLMPIVAGVGGNAAVQVLTLMVRGIALGQVGPSNAKILLWKELRVAMINGTLIGLLVGLIAFVWFHSWLLSIVITLALMINFCAAALAGVLLPLMLKRMNVDPAVAGTVVVTAVTDVMGFFSFLGLATLILLH; via the coding sequence ATGGCCGAGGCCATACGCCACGACAAGACCGCGCGCCAACTGCGCCTGCTTTCCGATGCACTGGACAGTGGTCGGCTCGGCCCGGTGCGCCGCCTGGTCAACACGCTGGCGCCGGCCGAGATCGGCAACCTGCTCGAATCGTTGCCGCCCGGTAAGCGCGAGATCGTGTGGGGGCTGGTCGATCCGGAAGACGACGGCGAGGTGCTGGTCCACGTCGGCGACGAAGTGCGCGAGAGCCTGCTCGCCGACATGGACCCGGACGAGATCATCGCTGCGGTCGAAGACCTGGACATCGATGACCTTGCCGACCTGGTCGAAGACCTGCCGGACACCGTCATCGACGAAGTGCTCAAGTCGATGGACCGCGAGAACCGCGAACGCCTCGAACAGGTGCTGTCGTATCCAGAGGACAGCGCCGGCCGCTTGATGAATCCCGACGTGGTCACCGTGCGCGCGGACGTCAACGTCGATGTCGTGCTGCGTTATCTGCGCCTGCGCGGTGAGCTGCCCGATCACACCGATCACCTGTTCGTGGTCAGCCGTCGCCATCAGTACCTGGGACGCCTGTCGCTTGCGGCATTGGTCACCCACGAGGACAACACGCCGATCAACCGGCTGATCGACGACGAGCAGCCCGCAATCGACGTCGGCGAAAGCGCGGATGAAGTCGCCCGGCAGTTCTCCGATCATGACTGGGTATCGGCCCCCGTAGTGGACGACAACAACATCCTGCTCGGCCGCATCACCATCGATGACGTGGTCGATATCATCCGCTCGCAGGCCGAACACCAGGCGCTCGGCGCCGCCGGCCTGGACGAAGAAGAAGATCTGTTCTCGCCGATCAAGCGCGCCGTGCGCGGTCGCGTGGTCTGGCTGGGCATCAACCTGTGCACTGCCTTCCTCGCCGCCAGTGTGATCGGCCAGTTCGAACTGACACTGCAGAAAGTGGTCGCGCTGGCCGTGCTGATGCCCATCGTCGCCGGCGTCGGCGGCAATGCGGCGGTGCAGGTGCTGACCCTGATGGTGCGCGGCATCGCGCTCGGCCAGGTCGGCCCAAGCAATGCGAAGATCCTGCTGTGGAAAGAACTGCGGGTCGCCATGATCAACGGCACCCTGATCGGCCTGCTGGTCGGCTTGATCGCCTTCGTCTGGTTCCACAGCTGGCTGCTGTCGATCGTCATCACCCTGGCCCTGATGATCAACTTCTGTGCCGCTGCACTGGCCGGCGTGCTGTTGCCGCTGATGCTCAAGCGCATGAACGTGGACCCGGCCGTGGCCGGTACCGTGGTGGTCACCGCGGTGACCGACGTCATGGGCTTCTTCAGTTTCCTGGGCCTGGCCACCCTCATTCTGCTGCACTGA
- a CDS encoding prolyl oligopeptidase family serine peptidase: MRRLLLRCSALAVFMMTLAGCATAPDPTAGHFESRTITVDGQASRYQVFVPSDAIRAAGPLPVVLFLHGSGERGRDGRKQTKAGIGPYLREHAKTFPALVVLPQVPNREEWSGRNNRIALAALDASVAEFAADPARQYLTGMSMGGYGSWNIALAEPTRFAAIVPVCGAVLAPREERESLFVEAVAHEADPYTALAARLKNVPIWMFHGAEDDVVPPSDDRKLHAAFKAVGARDARYTEYPDGNHNAWDATYADAAMWTWLFAQKR; encoded by the coding sequence ATGCGCCGTCTGCTGCTGCGTTGCTCCGCACTTGCCGTCTTCATGATGACCCTCGCCGGTTGCGCCACGGCGCCGGACCCCACCGCCGGGCATTTTGAATCGCGCACGATCACCGTTGACGGTCAGGCGTCGCGCTACCAGGTGTTCGTTCCCTCCGACGCCATCCGCGCGGCCGGCCCCCTGCCGGTAGTGCTGTTCCTGCACGGGTCCGGCGAGCGCGGCCGCGATGGCAGGAAGCAGACCAAGGCAGGCATCGGGCCGTATCTGCGTGAACATGCGAAGACGTTCCCGGCCTTGGTCGTGCTGCCGCAGGTGCCCAACCGCGAGGAATGGAGTGGCCGCAACAACCGCATCGCCTTGGCCGCGCTGGACGCCAGCGTTGCCGAGTTCGCTGCAGATCCCGCCCGTCAGTACCTGACCGGCATGTCGATGGGCGGCTACGGAAGCTGGAACATCGCACTGGCCGAGCCGACGCGGTTCGCCGCCATCGTGCCGGTATGCGGCGCGGTGCTGGCCCCGCGCGAAGAGCGGGAGAGCCTGTTCGTCGAGGCGGTCGCCCACGAAGCAGACCCCTACACGGCGCTTGCGGCGCGGTTGAAGAACGTGCCGATCTGGATGTTCCATGGCGCCGAGGACGACGTCGTGCCGCCAAGCGACGACCGCAAGCTGCACGCTGCATTCAAGGCAGTCGGCGCACGCGATGCCCGTTACACCGAATACCCGGACGGCAACCACAACGCGTGGGATGCCACGTACGCCGATGCGGCCATGTGGACCTGGCTGTTCGCGCAGAAGCGCTGA
- a CDS encoding YqgE/AlgH family protein — translation MPEISTSLAHHLLVALPSLAEAPFARSVALICQHDENGTMGVLVNQPTDYTIGEVLAQMDITTDDEALRVRVVLNGGPVHPERGFVIHDDARAWESSLPVGDGLFLTTSRDILEAMARGDGPANALVTLGCAGWGEGQLEGELADNSWLTVPADADLLFRTPLDERWQGAASRIGVDMFRMTDYSGHV, via the coding sequence ATGCCTGAGATCTCCACATCCCTCGCCCATCATCTGCTCGTCGCGCTGCCCTCGCTGGCAGAGGCGCCCTTTGCCCGTAGCGTCGCGCTGATCTGCCAGCACGATGAAAACGGCACCATGGGCGTGCTGGTGAACCAGCCCACCGACTACACCATTGGTGAGGTGCTGGCCCAGATGGACATCACCACCGACGACGAGGCGCTGCGCGTGCGCGTGGTGCTCAACGGCGGCCCGGTACACCCCGAACGCGGCTTCGTCATCCATGACGACGCACGTGCGTGGGAGTCCAGCCTGCCCGTGGGCGATGGCCTGTTCCTGACCACCTCGCGCGACATCCTGGAAGCGATGGCACGCGGCGATGGCCCGGCCAATGCTTTGGTCACCCTCGGCTGTGCGGGGTGGGGCGAAGGGCAGCTGGAAGGCGAACTGGCGGACAACAGCTGGCTCACCGTGCCGGCCGACGCCGACCTGCTGTTCCGCACCCCGCTGGACGAGCGCTGGCAGGGCGCGGCCTCGCGCATCGGCGTGGACATGTTCCGGATGACCGATTACAGCGGCCATGTCTGA
- the ruvX gene encoding Holliday junction resolvase RuvX, protein MSEPAAIPRDGTVLGFDVGSRRIGVAIGSAFAAHARAVAVVDVHGSGPDWAAVERLIKEWSPNGLVVGDPLTLDGKDQPNRKRAQGFARQLRERFKLPVVMIDERSSSVEAARRFAVERSEGRKRRRDAAALDAVAAAVIIDRWLSSPDDAIPVS, encoded by the coding sequence ATGTCTGAGCCGGCCGCCATCCCCCGCGATGGCACGGTGCTGGGCTTTGACGTCGGCTCGCGCCGCATCGGCGTAGCCATCGGCAGTGCGTTCGCTGCGCATGCGCGCGCGGTGGCCGTGGTGGATGTACACGGCAGCGGACCGGACTGGGCGGCGGTGGAACGATTGATCAAAGAATGGTCGCCCAACGGCCTGGTGGTGGGTGATCCGCTCACTCTGGACGGCAAGGACCAACCCAACCGCAAGCGTGCGCAGGGCTTCGCCCGCCAGTTGCGGGAACGTTTCAAACTGCCGGTGGTGATGATCGACGAGCGCTCCAGTTCGGTCGAAGCCGCGCGCCGCTTTGCGGTTGAGCGCAGCGAAGGGCGCAAGCGTCGCCGTGATGCCGCCGCGCTGGACGCGGTGGCCGCTGCCGTGATCATCGACCGTTGGTTGTCCAGCCCGGATGACGCCATTCCTGTTTCCTGA
- a CDS encoding YitT family protein: protein MSLQSHGPAPCDDADGHLVTAGPLTPPPDVAGTALDAKSLRHSYAEDVQGMVLATLVASLGLAIFAKGGLMIGGMAGLAFLIHYAAGWNFGLVFVLVNLPFYWVGVRRMGWEFTLKTFAAVTACGILTDLLPRWADFAHIAPLYSAVVGGALAGLGILFFIRHRASLGGIGILAVYLQRTRGWSAGKVQMSFDAMLMLVSFSVLAPIQVMYSAIGAVVLSLVLMFNHRPGRYMGV from the coding sequence ATGTCCCTCCAATCCCATGGCCCCGCGCCGTGCGACGACGCTGACGGCCACCTCGTCACTGCCGGTCCGCTGACCCCGCCGCCGGACGTTGCCGGCACTGCGCTGGATGCCAAATCATTGCGTCATTCGTATGCCGAGGACGTGCAGGGCATGGTGCTGGCCACGTTGGTGGCGTCGTTGGGTCTGGCCATCTTTGCCAAGGGCGGGCTGATGATCGGTGGCATGGCCGGGCTCGCCTTCCTGATCCACTACGCCGCCGGCTGGAACTTCGGGCTGGTGTTCGTGCTGGTCAATCTGCCGTTCTACTGGGTGGGCGTGCGCCGCATGGGCTGGGAGTTCACCCTGAAGACCTTCGCGGCCGTCACCGCCTGCGGCATCCTGACCGACCTGCTACCGCGCTGGGCCGATTTCGCGCACATCGCGCCGTTGTATTCGGCAGTGGTGGGCGGTGCGCTGGCTGGGCTGGGCATCCTGTTTTTCATCCGTCACCGGGCCAGCCTGGGCGGCATCGGCATCCTGGCGGTCTACCTGCAGCGTACCCGCGGCTGGAGCGCTGGCAAGGTGCAGATGAGCTTCGATGCCATGCTGATGCTGGTGTCGTTCTCTGTGCTGGCGCCGATCCAGGTCATGTATTCGGCGATCGGCGCGGTAGTGCTCAGCTTGGTGCTGATGTTCAACCATCGCCCCGGTAGGTACATGGGCGTCTGA